A region of Shewanella psychromarinicola DNA encodes the following proteins:
- a CDS encoding bestrophin-like domain: MIQSINDIIDMHQKRVTAGLRNRIPSSVWMALIGIIALAMIAMGAEVGLTGKRRLVAMIPLVLAFAVLVALVVDLNRPQSGLITVGQQSMVDLQRSMSR, from the coding sequence ATGATCCAATCCATCAATGACATAATCGATATGCACCAAAAACGAGTGACCGCTGGGCTGCGCAATCGAATCCCCAGCAGTGTCTGGATGGCGCTCATAGGCATCATCGCACTCGCAATGATAGCTATGGGTGCTGAGGTTGGGCTTACTGGCAAGCGAAGATTGGTGGCAATGATCCCTTTGGTACTGGCTTTTGCAGTGCTTGTGGCGCTCGTTGTGGATCTTAATCGCCCTCAAAGCGGGTTAATAACAGTAGGGCAGCAGTCGATGGTCGATCTGCAGCGCAGCATGAGTCGATAA
- a CDS encoding TetR/AcrR family transcriptional regulator: MADKPGRPKGETQTRAALIDAAQGCFLHNSYDRVSIRELARRAGVDAAMIRYYFDSKAGLFETMVRETIAPVAIVFKHDVKNQKDSPEALMRAYYRMMERTPALPRLIFQSLNQQDSDEAFTIVSNVIHEMIGYAGDWIKELSDQQKLNPQLDPKWVRLSFISLMVFPLIAPKVLLKELDLPLSESMLDQLLAHNMLVMNQGLFQESSIRASGSGV; this comes from the coding sequence ATGGCAGATAAACCGGGAAGACCCAAAGGAGAGACCCAAACTCGCGCTGCACTCATCGACGCGGCACAAGGATGTTTTCTTCACAACAGCTATGATCGAGTGTCTATTCGCGAACTGGCTCGGCGTGCTGGTGTCGATGCCGCGATGATCCGTTACTACTTTGATTCCAAAGCAGGTTTATTTGAAACCATGGTGAGAGAAACGATTGCCCCCGTGGCCATTGTGTTTAAACATGATGTAAAAAATCAAAAAGACTCTCCAGAAGCACTAATGCGGGCTTATTATCGAATGATGGAAAGAACCCCTGCACTGCCTAGATTAATTTTCCAATCATTGAATCAACAGGATAGTGATGAAGCGTTCACCATTGTATCGAATGTAATTCATGAGATGATCGGTTATGCCGGAGACTGGATTAAGGAATTATCCGATCAACAAAAACTCAATCCACAGCTTGATCCCAAATGGGTACGTTTAAGTTTTATCAGCTTAATGGTCTTTCCACTGATTGCGCCCAAAGTATTACTCAAAGAATTGGATTTACCCCTTAGCGAGTCCATGTTAGACCAACTGCTTGCACACAATATGCTGGTGATGAATCAAGGATTATTCCAAGAGTCATCGATACGAGCTTCAGGATCAGGAGTTTAA
- a CDS encoding HlyD family secretion protein encodes MMKRLLFWLPIMLLFAGCSGEEGNRAMGLVERDRMMLSAPVAEQIRSVLVEEGQKVNAGDLLLQLDPRHAQWLIDQRQATLVQAQAKLNQLQTGTRLEQLAAAYAAMLAVQAQAQDAEKSYLRMKDLWFKKIVAKADFDSAKAIRDQTAAQLTQAKQQWLELKNGTRSEEVAQAQAQADVAQASLADAQQSLAELSIRAPKAGVVDVLPWKLGDRVAANIQLVTLLASDRLYARVYLPATALGKISQGDTVAVWIDGQEQPVMGTVRNIRSTPAFTPYFALNERDRARLMYLTEIDLPSDQNLPIGIGVEVRLP; translated from the coding sequence ATGATGAAACGTCTGCTATTTTGGTTACCTATTATGCTTCTATTCGCGGGTTGTTCTGGGGAAGAAGGTAATCGCGCAATGGGGTTAGTTGAACGAGACCGAATGATGCTTTCTGCACCTGTTGCGGAACAGATCCGCTCGGTTTTGGTTGAAGAGGGACAAAAAGTGAACGCTGGAGACTTGTTGCTTCAACTTGATCCCCGGCATGCGCAATGGCTGATTGACCAGCGACAAGCAACCCTAGTCCAAGCACAAGCAAAGCTAAATCAACTGCAAACGGGCACTCGTTTAGAGCAGCTTGCTGCGGCCTATGCCGCGATGCTTGCAGTGCAAGCACAAGCGCAAGATGCAGAAAAAAGCTATCTGCGAATGAAAGATCTTTGGTTTAAAAAAATAGTGGCAAAAGCCGATTTTGATTCTGCCAAAGCAATAAGAGATCAAACGGCAGCGCAATTGACTCAAGCTAAGCAGCAATGGCTTGAGCTTAAAAATGGCACCCGCAGTGAAGAAGTGGCGCAGGCGCAAGCGCAAGCTGACGTAGCACAAGCTTCATTAGCCGATGCACAACAATCTTTAGCCGAGTTAAGCATACGAGCACCCAAAGCGGGAGTGGTAGATGTTTTACCTTGGAAGCTTGGCGACCGCGTCGCGGCCAACATTCAATTAGTGACACTGCTGGCCAGTGACCGACTTTATGCGCGGGTGTATTTGCCTGCCACTGCTTTGGGTAAAATTAGCCAAGGAGACACAGTAGCGGTATGGATTGATGGTCAAGAACAACCTGTCATGGGAACCGTGCGTAACATTCGAAGTACTCCAGCTTTTACGCCCTACTTCGCACTGAACGAGCGAGATCGTGCCCGGTTAATGTATTTAACTGAGATTGACTTACCGAGCGATCAAAACTTACCCATAGGGATTGGTGTCGAGGTTCGATTACCATGA
- a CDS encoding ABC transporter ATP-binding protein translates to MKQPAYVIETQGLTRRFGDLVAVDQLDLQVTKGSIYGFLGPNGCGKSTLIRMLTGLLTPSAGKATILGLPLQGNEESLKSRIGYMTQKFSLYDNLTVLENMRFVAAIYSVKDKTRVASLLEQYGLEPQQKQLAGTMSGGQKQRLALACATMHRPELLFLDEPTSAVDPQNRRDFWEHLFDLSDSGTTILVSTHYMDEAERCHQLAILENGIKRANGTPRELMQSMGATVIEVSGDNIRELKQKLTAVDAVISASQSGTRLRVLVNESITEPLQFLSTVCDQHQLEIVRPSLEDVFVTSTGGRHVG, encoded by the coding sequence ATGAAACAACCCGCATATGTGATCGAAACACAAGGATTAACCCGTCGATTTGGTGATTTAGTCGCGGTAGATCAACTGGATTTACAGGTTACGAAAGGCAGTATTTATGGTTTTCTTGGTCCCAATGGCTGTGGTAAGTCAACACTCATACGGATGTTAACTGGGTTATTAACACCCAGTGCAGGCAAGGCCACTATTTTAGGCTTACCACTGCAAGGTAATGAAGAGTCGCTCAAAAGCCGAATTGGCTATATGACGCAGAAATTTTCCTTGTATGACAATTTAACGGTATTGGAAAATATGCGCTTCGTTGCGGCCATCTATAGTGTTAAAGATAAAACCCGCGTGGCAAGCTTATTGGAACAATATGGCCTCGAGCCGCAACAAAAGCAGTTAGCCGGCACCATGAGCGGTGGACAAAAACAACGCTTGGCGCTGGCGTGCGCCACCATGCACCGCCCTGAACTGCTGTTTCTTGATGAACCTACTTCTGCTGTCGACCCGCAAAATCGACGGGACTTTTGGGAGCACCTGTTTGATCTTAGTGACAGTGGCACAACGATTTTGGTGTCGACGCACTATATGGATGAGGCAGAGCGCTGTCATCAATTGGCCATTTTAGAAAATGGCATCAAACGGGCAAATGGAACCCCGCGTGAGTTAATGCAATCAATGGGGGCCACGGTTATCGAAGTCAGTGGCGATAATATAAGGGAGTTAAAACAAAAACTAACTGCTGTGGACGCGGTTATTTCAGCATCCCAATCTGGTACTCGCTTAAGAGTACTGGTCAATGAGTCTATAACGGAGCCTTTGCAGTTTCTGAGCACTGTTTGTGATCAACATCAGCTTGAAATCGTTCGTCCGAGTCTTGAAGATGTATTTGTCACCAGTACCGGAGGTCGACATGTGGGGTAG
- a CDS encoding ABC transporter permease, whose amino-acid sequence MWGRLVAIVFKEMKQLSRDRMTFGMIVMIPLLQLMLFGYAINTDIRHVPAGIIDMSQTTYSRAIKQTVIATQAVDFKHQYYSIDQAEKAITNGEVKAVLYLPVDLPQRLLIHPAFDPKQGSSQITRPVGQWLLDGSDTMVAATIRSLRKLPLDEVANRSITMSVPTFEVVEYFNPEQRSVVNIVPGLLAVILTMTMIMFTSAAIVREQELGNMEFLIVTPVRPLELMLGKIIPYILVGLIQVAIILSAGHWIFSVPVRGGLDSLLLASFLFICASLALGLVISTIAKTQLQAMQLTIFVLMPSILLSGFMFPYEAMPIGAQWVAEALPATHFIRMVRGIVLREAEVMSLGQDALWLLGFTCIGVLLAAKRFNKHL is encoded by the coding sequence ATGTGGGGTAGATTAGTTGCCATTGTCTTCAAAGAAATGAAACAGCTGTCTCGAGATCGGATGACATTTGGCATGATTGTGATGATCCCATTACTGCAATTAATGTTATTTGGTTATGCCATCAATACCGATATTCGCCATGTGCCCGCTGGCATTATCGACATGAGTCAAACCACCTATAGCCGGGCAATCAAACAGACAGTAATTGCTACGCAAGCAGTTGACTTTAAACATCAATATTACTCTATCGATCAAGCTGAAAAAGCCATTACTAATGGCGAAGTCAAAGCCGTGCTTTATTTACCCGTCGATTTGCCTCAACGACTGTTAATTCACCCTGCATTTGATCCAAAACAGGGCTCATCGCAAATTACTCGACCCGTTGGACAATGGCTCTTGGACGGTTCCGATACCATGGTTGCCGCAACAATCCGATCGCTAAGAAAACTACCACTGGATGAAGTGGCTAACCGCTCAATCACAATGAGTGTACCGACATTTGAAGTGGTTGAATACTTTAATCCAGAGCAGCGATCAGTGGTCAATATTGTTCCCGGTTTACTGGCGGTGATCTTAACAATGACGATGATTATGTTCACCTCAGCGGCGATTGTTCGTGAGCAAGAGCTGGGAAATATGGAGTTTTTAATTGTAACGCCGGTTCGCCCACTGGAACTTATGCTGGGTAAAATCATTCCGTATATCTTGGTTGGACTCATCCAAGTGGCGATTATTCTCAGTGCTGGACACTGGATATTTTCAGTACCGGTCCGCGGCGGCTTAGATTCGTTACTACTCGCTTCTTTCTTGTTTATCTGCGCCAGTTTAGCATTGGGCTTGGTCATTAGTACCATTGCGAAAACCCAGCTTCAAGCGATGCAGTTAACCATTTTTGTGCTGATGCCATCAATTTTGTTATCTGGATTTATGTTCCCTTATGAAGCTATGCCCATTGGAGCCCAATGGGTAGCGGAAGCTCTGCCTGCAACCCATTTTATTCGTATGGTGCGAGGCATTGTGCTTAGAGAAGCCGAAGTCATGTCACTAGGCCAGGATGCACTGTGGTTACTCGGCTTTACCTGTATTGGGGTGTTGCTAGCGGCCAAGCGTTTTAATAAACATTTATAA
- a CDS encoding lysophospholipid acyltransferase family protein, translating into MMQQLLWQSFSGAPLTLNQIKQAIYALYLTNKFGIKLKGDHTPDDMTRIRLEYAETLLSRLNISVEVEGIEKVNQGGQYLIVSNHRSIIDPLIVEIALKHKGINSLWIAKKELYNSFFFGMFTRNAGTVLLDRESSKMSSFFTDIKNKVSKGYSISVFAEGTRNKSDETLTEFKEGAQIIAMKNRLPILPVFIKTNANEVLGESVKNNTKDLKIIINIGDMIDYKDRSKTLQDSYKSRFNLL; encoded by the coding sequence ATGATGCAGCAACTTTTATGGCAGTCATTTTCTGGAGCGCCCTTGACACTGAATCAAATTAAACAAGCAATATACGCCCTTTATTTAACCAATAAGTTCGGTATTAAGCTAAAAGGTGATCACACACCCGATGACATGACGAGAATTCGGTTGGAGTATGCAGAAACGCTATTATCTCGCTTGAATATTAGTGTAGAGGTTGAAGGCATTGAGAAGGTTAATCAAGGTGGTCAATATCTTATCGTGTCGAATCATCGAAGTATTATCGATCCATTAATTGTCGAGATTGCTCTAAAGCATAAGGGAATTAACAGTTTATGGATTGCGAAGAAAGAACTTTATAATTCGTTTTTCTTTGGTATGTTTACCAGAAATGCTGGCACAGTATTGCTAGATAGAGAATCAAGTAAAATGAGTTCGTTTTTCACGGACATTAAAAACAAGGTTTCCAAAGGTTACTCTATTAGTGTGTTCGCTGAAGGTACGCGTAACAAGAGTGATGAAACATTGACTGAGTTTAAAGAAGGCGCTCAAATCATCGCGATGAAAAATAGATTGCCGATATTACCAGTATTTATAAAAACCAATGCCAATGAAGTCTTGGGTGAGTCGGTGAAAAATAATACTAAAGATTTAAAAATCATCATCAATATTGGTGACATGATTGATTATAAAGATCGTTCTAAAACACTGCAAGACTCGTATAAGTCGCGGTTTAATCTCCTCTAG
- a CDS encoding DUF5692 family protein: protein MGFLYNMPNIEGWGIAIAVLFTLMAFNEFARTTRWGGISMFIVLPIILTIFIWPTTAAPGNEYGTGNWFNWVKTYSCLAGAIGFMAIRFIPGLSKNKYVLIFPAAILALNIFEACIRDFQVYSYGAWDGEIINQLWMMSGSWNIMNGIAGLLNIVAICGWAGIIISKDKSKDMIWPDMIWPWIIAYDFWNFAYTYNCISDHSFYAGVVLLLSCTIPAFFIKKGAWLQHRASTLALWIMFVMSVPQFADKIAPVPTTHDPKAFFIVSLVALLANVALVVYQFNKIRKHKLNPLKDEIFTDSKDYKLVIKENT from the coding sequence ATGGGTTTTTTATATAATATGCCAAATATTGAAGGTTGGGGGATCGCGATTGCGGTTCTCTTTACCTTAATGGCTTTCAATGAATTTGCTCGTACTACCCGTTGGGGTGGGATCTCTATGTTTATAGTGCTTCCTATCATCTTGACCATCTTCATTTGGCCAACCACTGCAGCACCTGGTAATGAGTACGGTACAGGCAACTGGTTTAACTGGGTAAAAACCTACTCTTGTCTTGCTGGTGCAATTGGTTTTATGGCCATTCGCTTCATTCCTGGTCTTTCTAAAAATAAGTATGTGTTAATTTTCCCCGCGGCTATTCTTGCTCTTAATATCTTCGAAGCCTGTATTCGTGATTTCCAAGTCTATAGCTATGGTGCATGGGATGGCGAAATCATTAACCAACTTTGGATGATGTCAGGTTCATGGAACATCATGAATGGTATTGCAGGTCTACTTAACATTGTTGCTATTTGTGGTTGGGCTGGAATTATTATTTCAAAAGATAAGTCAAAAGATATGATCTGGCCTGATATGATCTGGCCTTGGATCATTGCTTATGATTTCTGGAATTTCGCTTACACTTATAATTGTATCTCGGATCACTCTTTCTACGCGGGTGTTGTACTGTTACTATCTTGTACTATCCCTGCATTCTTCATCAAGAAAGGTGCTTGGCTACAGCATCGCGCTTCAACATTAGCCTTGTGGATCATGTTTGTCATGTCTGTTCCTCAGTTCGCAGATAAAATTGCACCAGTTCCAACAACGCATGATCCAAAAGCATTCTTCATTGTAAGTTTGGTCGCACTACTGGCAAATGTTGCCCTTGTGGTATACCAGTTTAATAAGATCCGTAAACACAAACTGAATCCTTTAAAAGATGAAATATTCACAGATTCAAAAGACTATAAACTAGTTATTAAAGAAAATACTTAA
- a CDS encoding TetR/AcrR family transcriptional regulator, with protein MNLKQATNRKNPSQNRSKERVAIILEAVKGLIEERNIGNLKITDIAKRANTSPASIYRYFSDKEAIILSLAEHFMEKIQLIVDKHVIALKTLEDLEMVLNNNFDDIYLLHKNESALRQIWFESIDTDLVNLATLESNVKADKIFQSVLKVARPKDEIQLKQFILLMSLLFSSVIRLCFSSDASTPEQLKKIYVDTVMSGMANYIE; from the coding sequence ATGAATTTAAAACAAGCCACCAACCGAAAAAATCCTAGTCAAAATCGTAGTAAAGAACGAGTGGCAATAATCCTTGAAGCCGTGAAGGGGTTAATTGAAGAAAGAAATATCGGTAACCTTAAAATTACCGATATAGCTAAACGTGCGAATACATCCCCAGCTTCGATTTATCGATATTTTTCAGATAAAGAAGCAATCATTCTTTCTTTAGCTGAACATTTTATGGAAAAAATCCAGCTTATCGTGGATAAACATGTTATTGCTCTGAAAACACTTGAAGACCTAGAGATGGTGCTAAATAATAATTTTGATGATATTTATTTATTACATAAAAATGAGTCGGCACTACGTCAAATTTGGTTTGAGTCGATTGATACCGATCTTGTTAATCTTGCGACCTTAGAAAGTAATGTCAAAGCCGACAAAATATTTCAAAGCGTACTCAAAGTCGCCCGTCCTAAGGATGAGATACAGTTAAAACAATTTATTTTATTGATGAGTCTTCTATTTAGCTCCGTCATACGCCTGTGTTTTTCTAGTGATGCGAGTACACCGGAACAGCTAAAGAAGATATATGTTGATACGGTTATGTCTGGTATGGCTAATTATATAGAATAA
- a CDS encoding DUF5692 family protein produces the protein MFFETIPWQSALVGVAVTLALIVLNEISRRSKWAAICCFIVLPIILTIFVWPTTAAEGTTVGSWFAWVKVYSCLAGVIGFMAIRYIKGAVNNKYLLFFPAFILGFNIFEAVMREFQTSGFNGMHDSMLIIGGQWNILNAIAGILNIVTICGWAGIYISKNKSQDMMWPDMLWFWIIAYDLWNFAYVYNCVPDHSFYAGMCLLLSCTIPAFFIKKGAWLQHRASTLGFWMMFVMTFPSFVDTSAYAVKSSHNTDAMWLISIISIAFNLGVFVYQFAKIRKFKLSPLKDEIHTDLKVYQDVAAVNN, from the coding sequence ATGTTTTTTGAAACAATCCCTTGGCAATCTGCGCTTGTTGGTGTGGCAGTCACACTCGCGCTAATTGTGCTCAATGAAATATCTAGACGCAGTAAATGGGCTGCAATATGCTGTTTCATTGTCTTACCGATTATTTTAACCATCTTCGTATGGCCAACAACAGCTGCCGAAGGTACTACTGTAGGCAGTTGGTTTGCTTGGGTTAAAGTTTACTCTTGTCTTGCTGGTGTCATTGGTTTTATGGCTATCCGTTATATTAAAGGTGCAGTTAATAATAAATATTTGTTGTTTTTTCCTGCCTTTATTTTAGGTTTCAATATTTTTGAAGCTGTTATGCGTGAATTCCAGACTTCTGGTTTCAATGGTATGCACGATAGTATGCTTATTATTGGCGGCCAGTGGAACATCCTTAACGCTATTGCGGGTATCTTAAACATCGTTACAATCTGTGGTTGGGCTGGTATCTACATCAGTAAAAATAAATCTCAAGATATGATGTGGCCAGATATGCTTTGGTTCTGGATCATCGCGTATGACCTATGGAACTTTGCTTACGTGTACAACTGTGTACCAGATCATTCATTCTATGCCGGTATGTGTCTACTTCTTTCTTGTACTATTCCGGCCTTCTTTATCAAAAAAGGTGCATGGTTACAGCACAGAGCATCAACACTAGGTTTCTGGATGATGTTTGTAATGACGTTCCCTTCATTCGTAGATACTAGCGCATATGCGGTTAAATCTTCGCATAATACTGATGCAATGTGGTTAATTAGTATTATCAGTATTGCATTTAATCTCGGCGTATTTGTTTACCAGTTTGCTAAAATCCGTAAATTTAAACTGAGTCCTCTTAAAGACGAAATACACACAGATCTTAAAGTTTACCAAGATGTTGCAGCGGTAAATAACTAG
- a CDS encoding ABC1 kinase family protein, whose protein sequence is MLWDTLGTARDIGRLNELASVLIRYGFGDVLRRLGLANVVNGAGKALHWKYASEITNVDSPVRFCHALAEMGPTFIKLGQILATRSDLFSPEWIVEFEKLQDQAPPVSFELICKQLHEDLGCSPQQAFAEFDPKPLAAASIAQVHRARLQDGTEVIIKVRRPGIRPIMEADLRLLARIAEVMESESTSLRRFRPREVVRQFTHSLRRELDLLAECRNAERIAKNFNNDPKIVIPKVYWPWCRERVNVQEFIDGISGRNIEAVEKTGLDRKLLAKHGGQAALKMMLIDGFYHGDPHQGNIFYLPENRIAFIDFGMVGRLSFERRHQLVQLLHSMVELDAPRVVEVLLTWAGDPPLNCENLTFEVEEFVDKYHGVSLKNFNLGMMLTELMSLLREYSLNLPPDLIILIKALITLEGVALQLDPDFDMVFEAEPLLHQLMLDRYAPDAMAKRGWQAIVGTAELLTGLPHDLQQLFRSARSGRFQLHVDVTRLKAFGNQLDRAASRVAIGNVVAAMIIGSSIVMTVDGGPTLFGLPLFGVLGFLSAVVGGIWLVFSIWSSGRGR, encoded by the coding sequence ATGCTTTGGGATACGTTAGGTACCGCGCGAGATATTGGTCGACTTAATGAGCTTGCATCGGTCTTAATCCGTTATGGTTTCGGCGATGTGCTGCGAAGACTTGGCCTAGCGAATGTGGTTAATGGCGCAGGTAAGGCACTGCATTGGAAGTATGCTTCGGAAATAACCAATGTAGATTCACCAGTCAGGTTTTGTCATGCCCTGGCTGAAATGGGGCCAACCTTTATTAAACTAGGACAGATCCTTGCGACACGCTCAGATCTGTTTTCTCCAGAGTGGATTGTTGAATTTGAAAAATTACAGGATCAAGCTCCTCCGGTATCATTTGAATTAATCTGTAAACAGTTACACGAAGACCTAGGATGTAGCCCGCAACAGGCTTTTGCCGAATTTGATCCTAAACCTCTCGCTGCCGCCTCCATTGCGCAAGTTCATCGAGCTCGATTACAAGATGGCACTGAGGTCATTATTAAGGTCCGCAGGCCGGGTATCCGACCGATAATGGAGGCCGATTTACGTTTACTTGCCCGCATTGCTGAAGTTATGGAGTCCGAGTCAACATCTTTACGGCGTTTTAGACCTCGTGAGGTGGTACGTCAATTTACCCACTCTTTGCGGCGGGAATTGGATTTGTTGGCCGAGTGTCGTAATGCTGAAAGGATCGCCAAAAATTTCAATAATGATCCAAAAATCGTTATTCCTAAAGTTTATTGGCCGTGGTGCCGTGAACGTGTCAATGTTCAAGAATTTATTGATGGTATTTCTGGGCGAAATATCGAAGCTGTGGAGAAAACAGGGTTAGATAGAAAATTGTTAGCCAAGCATGGCGGTCAAGCGGCGTTAAAAATGATGTTGATTGATGGTTTTTATCATGGAGATCCCCATCAAGGTAATATTTTTTATCTGCCGGAAAATAGAATTGCATTTATTGATTTTGGTATGGTTGGACGACTGTCTTTCGAGCGCCGACATCAATTGGTACAGCTTTTACATAGCATGGTTGAGTTGGATGCGCCTAGAGTTGTTGAAGTATTACTGACTTGGGCTGGAGATCCGCCATTAAATTGTGAAAATCTTACTTTTGAAGTAGAAGAGTTTGTTGATAAATATCATGGCGTTTCATTAAAGAACTTCAATTTGGGCATGATGCTTACTGAGCTGATGTCATTACTTAGAGAATATAGCCTTAACTTACCCCCTGATTTAATTATATTGATTAAAGCATTGATAACGCTTGAAGGCGTTGCCCTGCAGTTAGATCCTGACTTTGATATGGTTTTTGAAGCAGAGCCATTATTACACCAGCTAATGTTAGACCGATATGCACCAGATGCAATGGCCAAAAGAGGTTGGCAAGCTATTGTCGGTACCGCCGAACTGTTAACCGGATTACCGCATGATTTACAGCAACTTTTTCGCTCAGCGCGTAGCGGGAGATTTCAGCTACATGTTGATGTAACGAGGTTAAAAGCCTTTGGCAATCAACTTGACCGTGCTGCTAGCCGAGTGGCAATAGGTAATGTTGTAGCGGCCATGATTATTGGCTCTTCTATTGTGATGACGGTTGATGGTGGCCCGACCTTGTTTGGTTTGCCGTTATTTGGCGTACTTGGATTTCTGAGTGCTGTCGTTGGTGGAATATGGTTAGTGTTCTCTATCTGGTCAAGCGGACGGGGGAGATGA
- the nhaC gene encoding Na+/H+ antiporter NhaC: protein MPVITPNLPRSPGFLQSLICFSVIIITIAGGLFGLGISLHTLMFLCLLWIGLNAFSLGYGYIHIRELMTSALTRAMPAIYIFILIGMVIASFMHSGTIATLIYYGLSWLSPSLFLAVGLLLCALMSVATGTSWGTVGTLGVVFIGIGSAMNIPLPLVAGMIVCGATFGDKMSPISDTTNLAAMSAGTDIYRHIYSMLFTTTPTFILTFLIFLVIGLNYGEQNIDLTEVTSIQMALANNYSLTPLITLLPLILLAVLSIRKVPAEVTMSCSIILAVLIAIVYQQESAISVLNALWENTPESTGIPSLDALLGRGGISSMSWTLLLALMAIALGGILHGAGFLTALLAGIIKRVQRTATLIATTIMSGFLGNIAMGEAYISIILSCQLFKPKYEQQNLEAAILSRSVEEGATMTTGLIPWTTAGAFYTATLGVDVLDYAPYAFFNYLNAIIAVAMAAFGIGLLKPKTKPALAVFTSREL from the coding sequence ATGCCTGTAATCACTCCTAACTTACCCCGTAGCCCTGGTTTTTTGCAGTCTCTTATCTGTTTTAGCGTGATTATCATCACCATTGCAGGAGGACTTTTTGGTTTAGGGATCAGTCTGCATACACTGATGTTTCTGTGTCTTTTGTGGATAGGACTCAACGCTTTTAGTCTTGGCTACGGCTATATACACATACGCGAGTTGATGACTAGCGCCCTCACCAGAGCCATGCCTGCCATTTATATATTTATATTGATCGGCATGGTGATTGCTAGTTTTATGCACAGTGGCACCATCGCCACGCTTATTTATTATGGCCTTAGCTGGCTGAGTCCAAGTTTGTTTTTGGCCGTCGGTTTATTACTGTGCGCCTTGATGTCGGTAGCAACCGGAACATCTTGGGGTACCGTCGGCACCTTAGGCGTGGTTTTTATTGGCATCGGCTCTGCCATGAATATTCCCCTGCCTTTAGTCGCAGGTATGATTGTCTGCGGTGCAACCTTCGGTGATAAAATGTCGCCGATTTCAGATACCACAAACCTCGCCGCTATGAGTGCTGGCACCGATATTTATCGACACATTTACTCCATGCTGTTTACCACAACGCCCACCTTTATCCTCACCTTCTTAATATTTTTAGTGATCGGATTGAACTATGGCGAGCAAAATATAGACTTAACAGAAGTCACCTCAATTCAAATGGCACTAGCCAACAATTATAGCCTTACGCCGCTGATCACCTTATTACCACTGATTTTACTCGCTGTACTGAGCATTAGAAAAGTGCCTGCAGAAGTGACTATGTCATGCAGTATTATACTCGCCGTGCTAATCGCGATTGTTTATCAGCAAGAAAGTGCTATCTCCGTGCTTAATGCGCTGTGGGAAAATACGCCCGAATCAACGGGTATCCCCAGTTTAGATGCTTTGCTTGGTCGCGGCGGCATTAGCAGCATGAGCTGGACCTTGCTGCTGGCTTTAATGGCTATCGCGCTAGGCGGAATTTTGCACGGCGCGGGATTTCTCACTGCACTATTAGCCGGTATCATAAAAAGAGTGCAACGCACTGCCACCCTTATTGCCACAACTATTATGTCCGGCTTCTTAGGTAACATTGCTATGGGAGAGGCTTATATTTCGATTATTCTAAGTTGCCAACTGTTTAAGCCCAAATATGAGCAACAAAATTTAGAGGCTGCCATTCTTTCGCGCTCAGTTGAAGAAGGTGCCACTATGACCACAGGCCTTATTCCGTGGACCACGGCCGGTGCCTTTTATACCGCCACTCTAGGGGTAGACGTACTTGACTACGCGCCCTATGCTTTTTTCAACTACCTCAATGCCATCATTGCAGTGGCAATGGCCGCCTTTGGCATTGGTCTTCTCAAACCGAAAACCAAACCAGCTTTGGCCGTTTTTACTTCAAGGGAGCTATAG